CCCATCCGCAGCAGCGGCTGATCGTCCACCAGCAGCACTTTGATGATGTCGCCTGTCATGATTCCCCCTTGTCGCCGTTCCAGCGGAGCTCGGCGTGGACCGCCCAGCCTCCCCTTTTCCCTGGACCGGCAGTAACGATTCCAGCATAGATTCCGGCGCGTTCATTCATTCCGGCGATTCCCTGCCCCGTGCCCAGGCTGCCCGCGAATTCGCTGCCGCCCTCATGGGTTCCGCGACCGTCGTCGTTGACGTTTATGGTGACCAAATCGCCGTCGCGCGACACCTGCACGTCAACACGGCTGAGCGAGCGGCCATACCGCAGGACGTTGGTCAGCGACTCCTGCACGATCCGGTAGACGGTGAGTTGGAAGGCCGGGTCGGACGGCAGCCCGGGACCGGTGTGTGCGTAATGCACCGGGAGCCCGGCCGTTCGGAATCCCTCCAAAAGGTTAGCCAGGTTGTGACCCGATTCCAGCGGCGCCAGCGGCGCTGGCCGCCCCGAATCGTCACGCAGTACGCCCAACACGCGGCGCATGTCGGCCAAGGCAGCCCGGCCGGTCCGCGACAATTCGTTCAGGACCTCCCCGGCCCTCTCCGGGTCCTTTTTGACCACAACGGCTGCGCCGTCGGACAGGCTGATCATCACCGTCAGGGAGTGGGCCACGACGTCGTGCATCTCGCGCGCTATCCGGTTGCGCTCGGTGACCTTGCCCAACTGGGTGGTCCGCGCAGCCCAGGCGGCGATTTCTCCCTCATGTTCCCTGCGTTGGCGCACGGAAATGCCAATCCCGGTAGCCAGGAGGTTGGAGAGCATGATGGTTATTGCGGTGGCAATGTTGTTGATCAGGTGGAAGTTCTCAGGGACGTCCTGGAGAGTGTCCATCTGACTGGGACTTGTCCACATGAACAGGTAGAGCAAGCTGAGCGGCAGGCTGGCCACGGCGAAAACCACCAGCGCGACCGCTCGCCGCTTGAGTGATGCCAGCGCATAGAGAGCGAACCAAAGACCCACCGACACGTTCGAACCCCACGGGTTCAGGATGGTCGCGGCGACTTCAAGGAGCGCGACGGCGGCAACCACCGGAAGGGGGAAGTGTCGCCTGAAGACCAAGGCGAGCGCGATCATCAGCAGCAGGGCCACCACGAACCACTTGGCGTCGACGACCGAGGTGATGATGGTGGGGAGGGCAAGGAGCACGTAGCAAAGGACCACCACGGCATCCATCGCACGCGGCCGCTGGAAGAAGTAGCGCCGGATTCTGCCCCTGCGGCGCTGGGCGATTTCAGCGAAGGACGCGTCAGCCGGGGTGGCCGACGCGTCCTTCGTCTGCAGAGCTTCAGTCATGGATCGAGCCTAGACGGCAACCCGTCCTAGACGTCCCGCTTCTTCAGCAGGATCATGGCCAGGGCCACCGGTACCACTACCCAAGCGCCCAGGACCAGTCCGGCCTGCCACGCCTCAAGCGTGTCCGGGACGTGCTCGACGGCGGTCAGCGGGCTGATGGTGTTGCCGGGAAGGTACTTGCTGGCCTCTTTGAAGAAATCGCCGGGGATCAGTTGGAAGGCGATGGGCGCCACGAAGAACAGTCCCACCAGGCTCATGATGCCGCCGGCCGAGTTCCGGACCAGGGTGCCAAGGGCCATGCCGATGGCTGCTACGGCCGCCACGTAGATGCTGTTGACCAGCAGGAGCTTGACCGATTGCGAGCTGCCGAGATCGAGTTTGAGATCGTAGTTGTTCAGGATGGGCAGCGCCACAAGTCCGGCAACGTAGGTCGCCACTGCGGTGAGGACGAACGCGCTCACCATCACCACAATGAGCTTTGCCAGGAACGGCGACAACCGCCGGGGTACGGCTGCGAAGGTGGAGCGGGCCATGCCCGTAGTGAACTCGGAGCTCATGAGCAGGACGCCCAGGGAGCCCAGGATCAGCTGGGCGAAGACGATGCCCGAGGTAGGTAC
This Paenarthrobacter sp. GOM3 DNA region includes the following protein-coding sequences:
- a CDS encoding sensor histidine kinase, whose translation is MTEALQTKDASATPADASFAEIAQRRRGRIRRYFFQRPRAMDAVVVLCYVLLALPTIITSVVDAKWFVVALLLMIALALVFRRHFPLPVVAAVALLEVAATILNPWGSNVSVGLWFALYALASLKRRAVALVVFAVASLPLSLLYLFMWTSPSQMDTLQDVPENFHLINNIATAITIMLSNLLATGIGISVRQRREHEGEIAAWAARTTQLGKVTERNRIAREMHDVVAHSLTVMISLSDGAAVVVKKDPERAGEVLNELSRTGRAALADMRRVLGVLRDDSGRPAPLAPLESGHNLANLLEGFRTAGLPVHYAHTGPGLPSDPAFQLTVYRIVQESLTNVLRYGRSLSRVDVQVSRDGDLVTINVNDDGRGTHEGGSEFAGSLGTGQGIAGMNERAGIYAGIVTAGPGKRGGWAVHAELRWNGDKGES
- a CDS encoding ABC transporter permease subunit, coding for MSTTTLDRKSIRNSVGPGPAFHRVLNSEFIKFRTLMSTLILLASTAVVMVGFSALGAWGTGEFAKQAAEDPQAAAALAAQGGDLAVTVPTSGIVFAQLILGSLGVLLMSSEFTTGMARSTFAAVPRRLSPFLAKLIVVMVSAFVLTAVATYVAGLVALPILNNYDLKLDLGSSQSVKLLLVNSIYVAAVAAIGMALGTLVRNSAGGIMSLVGLFFVAPIAFQLIPGDFFKEASKYLPGNTISPLTAVEHVPDTLEAWQAGLVLGAWVVVPVALAMILLKKRDV